One stretch of Gouania willdenowi chromosome 16, fGouWil2.1, whole genome shotgun sequence DNA includes these proteins:
- the entpd3 gene encoding ectonucleoside triphosphate diphosphohydrolase 3 isoform X2, with product MASKQKIGYKCRIGGVFFLLLASIAGLVAVAVIQDTWKSKEYGLQYGIVIDSGSSRSNVFVYEWPGEKQNETGVVTEKMNCRVSGVSISKMKVDENKDNETLQGFKKCMGEVMKKIPAEKYESTPLFLGATAGMRLLHAENEQRSNEVLVTLREYLTSLPFMFQNASIISGQEEGLYGWITVNYLMGNFLQKNLWNKYVRPQGAQTVGSMDLGGASTQIAFAIQDDLSGPDYMPVKLYGYPYNVYTHSFLCYGKAEADKQGLAEIIQGSPDPSYIMNPCYPIGFNITMKASMIYNTECIKKPPNYDPDQELFFVGSANSEACGNIVRSIFDFETCSSSQCSFNGVEQPPVTGAFMAYAGFFYIARAVLSEGYTVLNDFNASIETFCHTEWQQLKANKDWVSEQHLRTYCYSAHYIFTLLSQGYKFDENTWKDINFASQVKGTSVGWSLGYMLSMSNMLPSEEIDVFPMTDPLFAGLIFLFSALTIVTFVVVFIILIRTCY from the exons ATGGCTTCCAAACAGAAAATAGGCTACAAGTGTCGCATAGGAGGAGTCTTTTTCCTGCTATTGGCTAGCATCGCAGGTCTCGTTGCTGTTGCTGTTATTCAGGACACCTGGAAGTCTAAAGAGTACGGCTTACAG tACGGCATTGTGATCGACTCAGGTTCATCCAGATCCAATGTGTTTGTATATGAATGGCCAGGAGAGAAGCAGAATGAAACTGGTGTGGTGACTGAAAAAATGAACTGTAGAGTTTCTG GTGTTAGCATTTCTAAAATGAAAGTCgatgaaaacaaagataatGAGACTTTGCAAGGGTTCAAGAAGTGCATGGGCGAAGTCATGAAGAAGATTCCTGCAGAGAAATACGAAAGCACACCTCTCTTTCTTGGGGCTACTGCTGGAATGCGGCTGCTACA TGCGGAAAACGAGCAGAGATCCAATGAAGTTCTGGTGACCCTTAGAGAATACTTGACTTCTCTTCCCTTCATGTTCCAAAATGCTTCCATCATCAGTGGTCAGGAGGAGGGACTGTACGGCTGGATCACTGTTAACTACCTGATGGGAAACTTTCTTCAA AAAAACCTGTGGAACAAATATGTCCGTCCACAAGGAGCGCAGACAGTCGGCTCTATGGATCTCGGGGGGGCATCCACACAGATCGCCTTCGCAATACAGGATGACCTCAGCGGGCCTGACTATATGCCTGTCAAACTGTATGGTTACCCCTACAATGTCTACACTCACAGTTTCCTCTGCTATGGCAAAGCTGAGGCCGATAAGCAGGGTTTGGCTGAAATAATTCAG GGATCACCTGACCCTTCCTACATCATGAATCCCTGCTATCCCATTGGTTTTAATATTACTATGAAAGCTTCAATGATTTACAACACGGAGTGCATAAAGAAACCTCCAAACTACGACCCAGACCAGGAGCTTTTCTTTGTTGGATCTGCAAACTCTGAAGCCTGTGGGAACATAGTGCGGTCCATATTTGATTTTGAGACGTGTTCATCATCACAGTGCTCCTTCAATGGGGTCGAGCAGCCACCGGTCACTGGTGCTTTTATG GCATATGCAGGGTTCTTTTACATTGCTAGGGCCGTCCTAAGTGAGGGCTACACAGTTTTGAACGACTTCAATGCATCTATTGAGACCTTCTGTCATACAGAATGGCAACAG CTAAAGGCAAATAAAGACTGGGTTTCTGAGCAACATTTGAGGACCTATTGTTATTCAGCGCATTATATCTTCACATTACTGTCACAGGGATACAAGTTTGATGAAAATACCTGGAAAGATATTAACTTTGCATCACAG GTAAAAGGGACCAGCGTAGGTTGGAGTCTGGGCTACATGCTCAGTATGTCCAATATGCTCCCGTCTGAAGAGATAGACGTCTTTCCAATGACTGATCCCCTCTTTGCCGGCCTCATCTTTCTATTTTCAGCACTAACCATTGTAACGTTTGTCGTGGTTTTCATCATTCTCATTCGCACCTGCTACTGA
- the entpd3 gene encoding ectonucleoside triphosphate diphosphohydrolase 3 isoform X1, translating to MNCLAINQKMASKQKIGYKCRIGGVFFLLLASIAGLVAVAVIQDTWKSKEYGLQYGIVIDSGSSRSNVFVYEWPGEKQNETGVVTEKMNCRVSGVSISKMKVDENKDNETLQGFKKCMGEVMKKIPAEKYESTPLFLGATAGMRLLHAENEQRSNEVLVTLREYLTSLPFMFQNASIISGQEEGLYGWITVNYLMGNFLQKNLWNKYVRPQGAQTVGSMDLGGASTQIAFAIQDDLSGPDYMPVKLYGYPYNVYTHSFLCYGKAEADKQGLAEIIQGSPDPSYIMNPCYPIGFNITMKASMIYNTECIKKPPNYDPDQELFFVGSANSEACGNIVRSIFDFETCSSSQCSFNGVEQPPVTGAFMAYAGFFYIARAVLSEGYTVLNDFNASIETFCHTEWQQLKANKDWVSEQHLRTYCYSAHYIFTLLSQGYKFDENTWKDINFASQVKGTSVGWSLGYMLSMSNMLPSEEIDVFPMTDPLFAGLIFLFSALTIVTFVVVFIILIRTCY from the exons ATGAATTGCCTTGCCATAAAT CAGAAGATGGCTTCCAAACAGAAAATAGGCTACAAGTGTCGCATAGGAGGAGTCTTTTTCCTGCTATTGGCTAGCATCGCAGGTCTCGTTGCTGTTGCTGTTATTCAGGACACCTGGAAGTCTAAAGAGTACGGCTTACAG tACGGCATTGTGATCGACTCAGGTTCATCCAGATCCAATGTGTTTGTATATGAATGGCCAGGAGAGAAGCAGAATGAAACTGGTGTGGTGACTGAAAAAATGAACTGTAGAGTTTCTG GTGTTAGCATTTCTAAAATGAAAGTCgatgaaaacaaagataatGAGACTTTGCAAGGGTTCAAGAAGTGCATGGGCGAAGTCATGAAGAAGATTCCTGCAGAGAAATACGAAAGCACACCTCTCTTTCTTGGGGCTACTGCTGGAATGCGGCTGCTACA TGCGGAAAACGAGCAGAGATCCAATGAAGTTCTGGTGACCCTTAGAGAATACTTGACTTCTCTTCCCTTCATGTTCCAAAATGCTTCCATCATCAGTGGTCAGGAGGAGGGACTGTACGGCTGGATCACTGTTAACTACCTGATGGGAAACTTTCTTCAA AAAAACCTGTGGAACAAATATGTCCGTCCACAAGGAGCGCAGACAGTCGGCTCTATGGATCTCGGGGGGGCATCCACACAGATCGCCTTCGCAATACAGGATGACCTCAGCGGGCCTGACTATATGCCTGTCAAACTGTATGGTTACCCCTACAATGTCTACACTCACAGTTTCCTCTGCTATGGCAAAGCTGAGGCCGATAAGCAGGGTTTGGCTGAAATAATTCAG GGATCACCTGACCCTTCCTACATCATGAATCCCTGCTATCCCATTGGTTTTAATATTACTATGAAAGCTTCAATGATTTACAACACGGAGTGCATAAAGAAACCTCCAAACTACGACCCAGACCAGGAGCTTTTCTTTGTTGGATCTGCAAACTCTGAAGCCTGTGGGAACATAGTGCGGTCCATATTTGATTTTGAGACGTGTTCATCATCACAGTGCTCCTTCAATGGGGTCGAGCAGCCACCGGTCACTGGTGCTTTTATG GCATATGCAGGGTTCTTTTACATTGCTAGGGCCGTCCTAAGTGAGGGCTACACAGTTTTGAACGACTTCAATGCATCTATTGAGACCTTCTGTCATACAGAATGGCAACAG CTAAAGGCAAATAAAGACTGGGTTTCTGAGCAACATTTGAGGACCTATTGTTATTCAGCGCATTATATCTTCACATTACTGTCACAGGGATACAAGTTTGATGAAAATACCTGGAAAGATATTAACTTTGCATCACAG GTAAAAGGGACCAGCGTAGGTTGGAGTCTGGGCTACATGCTCAGTATGTCCAATATGCTCCCGTCTGAAGAGATAGACGTCTTTCCAATGACTGATCCCCTCTTTGCCGGCCTCATCTTTCTATTTTCAGCACTAACCATTGTAACGTTTGTCGTGGTTTTCATCATTCTCATTCGCACCTGCTACTGA